In Halorussus limi, a genomic segment contains:
- a CDS encoding 2Fe-2S iron-sulfur cluster-binding protein — translation MTEYTVEFVGTGETIEVSDKETILSKCIEEGIAQEYSCRVGMCLACSAEIVAGDVTQPAARGLTDEEAEEYALTCMARPQSDLKLDRGKYPPSIEDEAGAMESEAAAADD, via the coding sequence ATGACCGAGTACACCGTCGAGTTCGTCGGCACGGGCGAGACCATCGAAGTCTCGGACAAGGAGACCATCCTGAGCAAGTGCATCGAGGAGGGCATCGCGCAGGAGTACTCCTGTCGCGTCGGGATGTGTCTGGCCTGCTCGGCCGAAATCGTGGCGGGCGACGTGACCCAACCCGCGGCCCGCGGCCTCACCGACGAGGAGGCCGAAGAGTACGCGCTGACCTGCATGGCGCGACCCCAGAGCGACCTGAAACTGGACCGCGGCAAGTACCCGCCGAGCATCGAGGACGAGGCCGGAGCGATGGAGAGCGAGGCCGCGGCCGCCGACGACTGA
- a CDS encoding DUF7122 family protein, translating into MTETSNDGQQFDRLPATADDREVEGRATREEVLNWWDQRFEIPPETFEEYSFWEKGKGKIWILRGNVASPIRIEALGMKFLRTRQEHWKPTTNAVQRFGREAEKNVIELTREQARRFVRGEDQELDWDGDWGYLVATHELAGESEPLGVGLFVHGELKSPVPKGRQRDL; encoded by the coding sequence ATGACCGAAACGTCGAACGACGGCCAGCAGTTCGACCGCCTGCCCGCCACCGCCGACGACCGCGAGGTCGAGGGGCGCGCGACCCGCGAGGAGGTCCTGAACTGGTGGGACCAGCGGTTCGAAATCCCGCCCGAGACCTTCGAGGAGTACTCGTTCTGGGAGAAGGGCAAGGGCAAAATCTGGATTCTCCGCGGGAACGTCGCCTCGCCGATTCGCATCGAAGCCCTCGGCATGAAGTTCCTCCGGACCCGCCAGGAACACTGGAAGCCGACGACGAACGCGGTCCAGCGGTTCGGCCGCGAGGCCGAGAAGAACGTAATCGAACTCACCCGCGAGCAGGCCCGCCGGTTCGTCCGCGGCGAGGACCAGGAGTTGGACTGGGACGGCGACTGGGGGTATCTGGTTGCCACGCACGAACTCGCGGGCGAGTCCGAACCGCTCGGCGTCGGCCTGTTCGTCCACGGCGAACTCAAGAGTCCGGTGCCGAAGGGCCGCCAGCGCGACCTGTAG
- a CDS encoding proteasome assembly chaperone family protein, which produces MANVTVVAEDVELDRPTLVEGLPGVGLVGKIATDHLVDTFDMTYYASIDCDGLPRLAVYEESSRELRPPVRLYADAERDLVALQSDVPVSASAASDFAGCISDWLDDRDATAIYMSGLPNQKEADEIPSLYGVATGDAGGRLDEQDIDAPNERGAVSGPTGALLHEAGARGLDSLGLVVESDPQFPDPEAARILIERGIAPLADVEVDTDDLVDRAEDITEQKEQLAQQMQEAETDESSQAQPLRMFQ; this is translated from the coding sequence ATGGCAAACGTCACCGTCGTCGCCGAGGACGTGGAGTTGGACCGACCGACGCTGGTCGAGGGCCTGCCGGGCGTCGGACTGGTCGGCAAAATCGCGACCGACCACCTGGTGGATACGTTCGACATGACCTACTACGCCAGCATCGACTGCGACGGTCTACCCCGACTCGCGGTCTACGAGGAGTCGAGTCGAGAGCTTCGACCGCCGGTCCGACTCTACGCCGACGCGGAGCGCGACCTCGTGGCGCTCCAGAGCGACGTTCCGGTGTCGGCGTCGGCGGCCTCGGATTTCGCCGGGTGCATCAGCGATTGGCTCGACGACCGCGACGCCACCGCCATCTACATGAGCGGCCTTCCGAATCAGAAGGAGGCCGACGAGATTCCGTCGCTCTACGGCGTCGCGACCGGCGACGCGGGCGGCCGACTCGACGAGCAGGACATCGACGCGCCGAACGAGCGCGGCGCTGTCAGCGGTCCCACGGGCGCGCTCCTGCACGAGGCGGGCGCTCGCGGCCTCGACTCGCTCGGCCTCGTCGTGGAGAGCGACCCGCAGTTCCCCGACCCGGAGGCCGCCCGCATCCTCATCGAACGCGGCATCGCCCCGCTGGCGGACGTGGAGGTGGACACCGACGACCTCGTGGACCGCGCCGAGGACATCACCGAGCAGAAGGAGCAACTGGCCCAGCAGATGCAGGAGGCCGAGACCGACGAGAGTTCGCAGGCCCAGCCGCTCCGTATGTTCCAATGA
- a CDS encoding flavin reductase family protein — protein MEIDPDEVPSLYRTLAGAVVPRPIAWVSTTGPGGADNLAPYSFFNVVAVDPPVVMFSPVDDSDAPDGLKDTPRNVRETEEFVVNVVTESVAEAMNETAATLPAGESEFDRAAVTRAESTVVAPPRVAESPIAFECSLYEMVDVGGSTMVLGEVERVHLDDDVTTDGKMDVEKLDAVGRLSGSLYATTDDRFSMERPP, from the coding sequence ATGGAAATCGACCCCGACGAGGTTCCCTCGCTGTACCGGACGCTCGCGGGCGCGGTCGTACCCCGACCCATCGCGTGGGTCAGCACGACCGGCCCCGGGGGAGCGGACAACCTCGCGCCCTACAGTTTCTTCAACGTGGTCGCGGTCGACCCGCCGGTCGTGATGTTCTCGCCGGTGGACGACTCGGACGCGCCCGACGGTCTGAAGGACACGCCGCGGAACGTCCGCGAGACCGAGGAGTTCGTCGTCAACGTCGTCACCGAGTCCGTCGCCGAAGCGATGAACGAGACCGCAGCGACCCTCCCGGCGGGCGAGAGCGAGTTCGACCGCGCCGCGGTCACGCGGGCCGAATCGACCGTCGTCGCCCCGCCCCGCGTGGCGGAGTCGCCGATCGCCTTCGAGTGCTCGCTCTACGAGATGGTCGACGTGGGCGGGTCCACGATGGTCCTCGGCGAAGTCGAACGAGTCCACCTCGACGACGACGTGACGACCGACGGGAAGATGGACGTGGAGAAACTGGACGCCGTCGGTCGCCTGTCGGGGAGTCTGTACGCGACGACCGACGACCGATTCTCGATGGAGCGCCCGCCCTGA
- a CDS encoding RsmB/NOP family class I SAM-dependent RNA methyltransferase, with protein MEKLERYEPLVEDFDAFLDACERPLPSVVRVNTIETTPERAKAALDEEGVGWTGREWSDTVLELDTDNPGSTWASYHGWIHGQEEVSAIPAEVLAPEPGERVWDACAAPGSKTTQLAALMDDAGLVVANDNNLGRLSALRFNTERLGVTNTAVTNTDSRNFSLKPFDFDAFDKALVDVPCSCEGTIRKNPTALDDWTMDHVRSVAGVQKGILTRAIQATKEGGTVVYSTCTFAPEENEAVLDYALEEEDCRLVEFDVGLDSRPGVTEFEGETYDESVRKAQRFYPHHNDTGGFFCAKLEVEG; from the coding sequence ATGGAGAAACTGGAGCGCTACGAACCGCTTGTCGAGGACTTCGACGCCTTCCTCGACGCCTGCGAGCGCCCGCTCCCCTCGGTCGTCAGGGTCAACACCATCGAGACGACCCCGGAGCGAGCGAAGGCGGCGCTGGACGAGGAGGGCGTCGGGTGGACCGGCCGCGAGTGGTCCGACACCGTGCTGGAGTTGGACACCGACAACCCCGGAAGCACGTGGGCGTCGTACCACGGGTGGATTCACGGGCAGGAGGAGGTCTCGGCGATTCCCGCGGAAGTCCTCGCGCCCGAACCCGGCGAGCGCGTCTGGGACGCCTGCGCCGCGCCGGGGAGCAAGACCACTCAACTCGCCGCGCTGATGGACGACGCGGGACTGGTCGTCGCCAACGACAACAACCTCGGGCGACTCTCGGCTCTGCGGTTCAACACCGAGCGACTAGGTGTAACCAACACCGCGGTCACGAACACCGACTCGCGGAACTTCTCGCTCAAGCCCTTCGATTTCGACGCTTTCGACAAGGCGCTCGTGGACGTGCCCTGCTCCTGTGAGGGGACCATCCGGAAGAACCCGACCGCGCTGGACGACTGGACGATGGACCACGTCCGGAGCGTCGCCGGAGTCCAGAAGGGCATCCTCACTCGCGCGATTCAGGCCACGAAGGAGGGCGGCACCGTGGTCTACTCGACCTGCACGTTCGCGCCCGAGGAGAACGAGGCGGTCCTCGACTACGCGCTCGAAGAGGAGGACTGCCGACTCGTGGAGTTCGACGTCGGTCTCGACTCGCGGCCCGGCGTCACCGAGTTCGAGGGCGAGACCTACGACGAGAGCGTCCGGAAGGCCCAGCGGTTCTACCCCCACCACAACGACACGGGCGGGTTCTTCTGCGCGAAACTGGAGGTGGAGGGATGA
- a CDS encoding aminoglycoside N(3)-acetyltransferase: MEERIERTDEPVTPDRIANDLLDLGVEPGDTLLVHSSLSSLGWVTGGAPAVVNALMEVVTSEGTLVMPTHSPQYTDPSRWRNPPVPDDWEDVIRTERPAYRPAVTPTRSVGAIPECFRTYPEVRRSRHPTYSFAAWGVDAEAIVADHPYENGLGEESPLAEIYDRDGTILMLGTEFDTNTSFHLAEHRSDHEQEVSTHETTVVGDDGDPERITLEHLSYEADDFADAGRDFEEDHPEAVTEGTVGPADAKLVSQRAAVDYGTEWFEKNRE, from the coding sequence ATGGAAGAACGCATCGAACGAACCGACGAACCGGTAACGCCGGACAGAATCGCGAACGACCTCCTCGACCTCGGCGTCGAACCGGGCGACACCCTGCTGGTCCACTCGTCGCTCTCCTCGCTCGGGTGGGTCACGGGCGGTGCGCCCGCGGTCGTGAACGCACTGATGGAGGTCGTCACGTCCGAGGGAACGCTCGTGATGCCGACTCACTCGCCTCAGTACACCGACCCCTCTCGCTGGCGGAACCCGCCGGTCCCGGACGACTGGGAGGACGTGATTCGGACCGAGCGCCCGGCCTACCGCCCGGCGGTGACGCCGACGCGGAGCGTGGGCGCGATTCCGGAGTGCTTCCGGACGTATCCCGAGGTCCGCCGGAGTCGCCACCCGACCTACTCGTTCGCGGCGTGGGGTGTCGACGCCGAGGCCATCGTCGCCGACCACCCCTACGAAAACGGACTCGGCGAGGAATCACCGCTCGCGGAAATCTACGACCGCGACGGGACGATTCTGATGCTCGGGACCGAGTTCGACACGAACACCTCGTTCCACCTCGCGGAGCATCGGAGCGACCACGAGCAGGAGGTTTCGACCCACGAGACGACCGTCGTCGGCGACGACGGCGACCCCGAGAGAATCACCCTCGAACACCTCTCGTACGAGGCCGACGACTTCGCCGACGCGGGTCGGGACTTCGAGGAGGACCACCCCGAGGCGGTGACGGAAGGGACGGTCGGTCCCGCGGACGCGAAACTAGTCTCTCAGCGGGCCGCGGTGGACTACGGTACGGAGTGGTTCGAGAAGAATCGAGAGTAA
- a CDS encoding DUF790 family protein has product MLTKDLLRVSRAGGGYAPQFAGREHRPLAARVLGTFQGHVGEPRSELDAALADLEGEADHFKLVRGFAKLLDREAVFETRAAVPPERARRVAFESAERVGVVSESERERALERAGDRLAADPGEVADSLYADLDERQVLAEFEARWDPDQLLAQYNLSLAQTALFDATELRVRTSDPKALVSAVKRLRLMYEIRKTDGDERALSDREVVVTGPDALFRSTRRYGTRFARLLRTVAKADSWTLAATIDDYGTDRTLSLSDADPVRVPGVEPVGDVTFDSGVEADFAARFESLDFDWELTREPEPLETGARVMIPDFAFDYSPASVARGTSSDESDGEHADFRVFFEIMGFWTPEYVEKKLGQLESVEDVELVVAVDESLGVGEEIAARDHRAIPYSGTIRLKDVRDVLRRYEEQLVAESAANLPDELVPEADAISLAALADEHGVSEDAIEEKTFPDHERVGRTLVRPGVLAALRDDIEAGMAFSEAEAVLSERGIEDASAVLSELGFAVEWEGLSGGTIRPKK; this is encoded by the coding sequence ATGCTGACCAAGGACCTGCTGCGCGTCTCCAGAGCGGGCGGGGGATACGCGCCCCAGTTCGCGGGCCGGGAACACCGGCCGCTGGCCGCGCGGGTCCTCGGCACGTTTCAGGGTCACGTCGGCGAACCCCGGAGCGAACTCGACGCGGCGCTCGCCGACCTCGAAGGCGAGGCTGACCACTTCAAACTCGTCCGGGGGTTCGCCAAACTCCTCGACCGCGAGGCCGTCTTCGAGACCCGCGCCGCGGTCCCCCCGGAGCGGGCCCGCCGGGTCGCCTTCGAGTCCGCCGAACGGGTCGGCGTAGTCTCCGAGAGCGAACGCGAGCGAGCGCTCGAACGGGCGGGCGACCGCCTCGCGGCCGACCCCGGGGAAGTCGCCGACTCGCTGTACGCCGACTTGGACGAACGACAGGTCCTCGCCGAGTTCGAGGCGCGGTGGGACCCCGACCAACTGCTCGCGCAGTACAACCTCTCGCTGGCCCAGACGGCGTTGTTCGACGCGACCGAACTCCGGGTCCGCACCTCCGACCCGAAGGCGCTGGTCTCGGCGGTCAAGCGCCTCCGCCTGATGTACGAGATTCGCAAGACCGACGGCGACGAGAGGGCGCTCTCGGACCGCGAAGTCGTCGTCACCGGCCCCGACGCCCTCTTCCGGTCGACCCGGCGGTACGGCACCCGGTTCGCGCGCCTGCTCCGGACCGTCGCCAAGGCCGACTCGTGGACGCTCGCGGCGACCATCGACGACTACGGCACCGACCGCACGCTCTCGCTGTCCGACGCCGACCCAGTGCGCGTGCCGGGCGTCGAACCGGTCGGGGACGTGACCTTCGACAGCGGCGTCGAGGCCGACTTCGCCGCCCGGTTCGAGTCGCTGGACTTCGACTGGGAGTTGACGCGCGAACCCGAACCGCTCGAAACCGGCGCACGGGTGATGATTCCGGACTTCGCGTTCGACTACAGTCCCGCGAGCGTAGCGAGGGGGACCTCGTCGGACGAGTCCGACGGCGAGCACGCCGACTTCCGGGTTTTCTTCGAGATCATGGGCTTCTGGACGCCCGAGTACGTCGAGAAGAAACTGGGCCAACTCGAATCGGTCGAGGACGTGGAACTGGTCGTCGCGGTGGACGAGAGTCTGGGCGTCGGCGAGGAGATAGCGGCCCGCGACCACCGCGCGATTCCCTACTCGGGGACGATTCGACTCAAGGACGTGCGCGACGTCCTCCGGCGCTACGAGGAGCAACTGGTCGCCGAGAGCGCCGCGAACCTCCCCGACGAACTCGTCCCGGAGGCCGACGCGATTTCGCTCGCCGCGCTGGCGGACGAACACGGCGTCAGCGAGGACGCCATCGAGGAGAAGACGTTTCCGGACCACGAGCGCGTCGGGCGGACGCTCGTCCGGCCCGGCGTGCTGGCGGCCCTGCGGGACGACATCGAGGCGGGGATGGCGTTCTCTGAGGCCGAAGCGGTGCTCTCAGAGCGGGGAATAGAGGACGCGAGCGCGGTCCTCTCGGAGTTGGGTTTCGCCGTCGAGTGGGAGGGACTGAGCGGCGGGACCATCCGTCCGAAGAAGTGA
- a CDS encoding restriction endonuclease, which produces MKGEEFERQLYDLYKREGFDVSLTPRTNDKGVDLLLKKSGRTIAIQAKGYAEGNKVGSSAIQKASGLLARVDIDEVVVATSSSFTTPAREIAKNRGVKLRRFSSTSRQTHKRSGATKSKQRQSNSSTSSPPTYSSRTTEAEEYTCPNCGKSMKRTGWSPYYHHFKNCELPEEKPAPLSEDQWVKVQKRTKQQANEGSANDGTTASRCTREDNSSQDTPSESNNPDVDDNESGAKEYFCPTCGERMKRTGWSPYYHHFKNCELPEEKPAQLSEEQWLKVQENIKQSESDGGGESRSTALRFTSKANSSQDSPSESSNQSTDDDSSAQYSSAYENYRAKEEEDTKPGGFVAWLRSLL; this is translated from the coding sequence ATGAAGGGTGAGGAATTTGAGAGACAACTCTACGATTTATACAAAAGAGAAGGGTTCGATGTTTCTCTCACACCAAGGACGAACGACAAGGGTGTTGACCTCCTCCTAAAGAAGAGTGGGCGCACAATCGCGATTCAAGCGAAGGGGTATGCGGAGGGAAATAAAGTCGGTAGTTCGGCAATTCAGAAGGCTTCTGGACTGCTGGCTCGAGTCGATATCGACGAGGTCGTTGTAGCCACCTCCAGTTCATTCACAACCCCGGCGCGAGAAATCGCCAAAAACCGAGGAGTGAAACTTAGGCGGTTTAGTAGCACGTCCCGACAGACACACAAACGAAGTGGCGCCACAAAATCGAAACAGAGACAGAGTAACAGTTCTACTTCTAGTCCCCCTACGTACTCTAGCCGGACAACCGAGGCAGAGGAATACACCTGCCCCAACTGCGGGAAGTCGATGAAACGAACCGGGTGGAGTCCGTACTATCACCACTTCAAGAACTGCGAACTTCCCGAAGAGAAGCCTGCACCGCTTTCCGAGGACCAGTGGGTGAAAGTTCAGAAGAGGACAAAGCAACAGGCAAACGAGGGCAGCGCTAATGACGGGACCACCGCGTCGAGGTGCACGCGAGAGGACAACAGTAGCCAAGATACTCCTTCTGAGTCTAACAATCCAGATGTCGACGATAATGAATCCGGAGCGAAGGAGTACTTTTGCCCAACCTGTGGCGAGAGAATGAAACGGACTGGATGGAGTCCGTACTACCACCACTTCAAGAACTGCGAACTCCCCGAAGAGAAGCCTGCACAACTTTCCGAGGAGCAATGGCTGAAGGTCCAAGAAAACATAAAGCAATCTGAGAGTGACGGCGGCGGCGAGAGTAGAAGTACCGCGTTGAGGTTCACGTCAAAGGCCAATAGTAGCCAAGATAGCCCCTCCGAATCTAGCAATCAAAGTACCGACGACGATAGTTCGGCGCAGTATTCCTCTGCTTACGAGAACTACAGAGCCAAAGAGGAAGAAGATACAAAACCCGGAGGATTCGTTGCTTGGCTTCGCTCCCTTCTCTAA
- a CDS encoding geranylgeranyl reductase family protein gives MTTHECDIVVVGAGTAGCYAAATAAREGYDVVVVERKDEEEAGHIACGDALKGADAFPEAIPKSQLEPSFTNTGVDHGRFEIPQENTVLEIPVPGELAVIDRWEYGRRIIEGAERAGVEFHYNTVVKDVTQREDGRVTGVRGKRKGDIQRYDADVVVDAAGSLSILQDKADLEGPTFDTNVTYSQFCSAYREIVEVEEPVPWDDALVFKPTERAAGYLWYFPRTDTEINAGLGFQMTEEPMHLVDDLKRDLRARPEFENATVEDKLGAALPTRRPYDSATAPGFMAVGDAAGHVNPTTGGGIAGAAYAGKYAAEAAIDAIEDGDVGETNLWEYNQRVMDHFGARYAGLDVYNIFSTAVDVDDLMGLLGALPATKLAEALYSGSANVGWWLKIQTAIKSVGHWDLIYDLYQTKSLADDLIDHYERYPSRPQGLEPWQRKRDSIMEDIYETTGADPKY, from the coding sequence ATGACTACGCACGAGTGCGACATCGTCGTCGTCGGGGCGGGGACGGCGGGTTGCTACGCCGCCGCGACCGCGGCGCGAGAAGGGTACGATGTCGTCGTCGTCGAGCGCAAGGACGAGGAGGAGGCCGGACACATCGCCTGCGGTGACGCCCTGAAGGGCGCGGACGCCTTCCCCGAGGCCATCCCGAAGTCCCAGTTGGAACCGTCGTTCACCAACACGGGCGTCGACCACGGCCGGTTCGAGATACCCCAAGAGAACACGGTCCTCGAAATCCCGGTGCCCGGCGAGTTGGCGGTCATCGACCGGTGGGAGTACGGCCGACGCATCATCGAGGGCGCCGAGCGCGCGGGCGTCGAGTTCCACTACAACACGGTGGTCAAGGACGTGACCCAGCGCGAGGACGGCCGCGTCACGGGCGTCCGGGGCAAGCGGAAGGGCGACATCCAGCGCTACGACGCCGACGTGGTCGTGGACGCCGCGGGGTCGCTGTCGATTCTGCAGGACAAGGCCGACCTCGAAGGCCCGACGTTCGACACCAACGTCACCTACTCGCAGTTCTGCTCGGCCTACCGCGAAATCGTGGAGGTCGAGGAACCGGTGCCGTGGGACGACGCGCTCGTGTTCAAGCCCACCGAACGCGCCGCGGGCTACCTCTGGTACTTCCCGCGGACCGACACCGAAATCAACGCCGGACTCGGCTTCCAGATGACCGAGGAGCCGATGCATCTGGTGGACGACCTCAAGCGGGACCTCCGGGCCCGACCCGAGTTCGAGAACGCGACGGTCGAGGACAAACTCGGCGCGGCGCTCCCGACCCGCCGCCCCTACGACTCGGCGACCGCGCCGGGGTTCATGGCGGTCGGCGACGCCGCCGGCCACGTCAACCCGACTACCGGCGGCGGCATCGCGGGCGCGGCCTACGCGGGCAAGTACGCCGCCGAGGCCGCCATCGACGCCATCGAGGACGGCGACGTGGGCGAGACCAACCTCTGGGAGTACAATCAGCGCGTGATGGACCACTTCGGCGCGCGCTACGCCGGTCTCGACGTGTACAATATCTTCTCGACCGCGGTGGACGTCGACGACCTGATGGGACTGCTCGGTGCGCTCCCGGCGACCAAACTCGCCGAGGCGCTCTACTCGGGCAGCGCGAACGTCGGGTGGTGGCTCAAGATTCAGACCGCCATCAAGTCGGTCGGCCACTGGGACCTCATCTACGACCTCTACCAGACCAAGAGCCTCGCCGACGACCTCATCGACCACTACGAGCGGTATCCCAGTCGTCCGCAGGGCCTCGAACCGTGGCAGCGCAAGCGCGACTCGATTATGGAGGATATCTACGAGACGACCGGCGCGGACCCCAAGTATTGA